A genome region from Solirubrobacter pauli includes the following:
- a CDS encoding ABC transporter substrate-binding protein — MKRVLLLAALVAMVAGCGEKAEPTGSEAPRQEPFTVMLDYVPNADHAGLYAAMDAGLYRQAGLDVKLVAPPDPAAPLRLLAAGKADLAISYTPELLLARDNGEERIVSVGALVQKPLTSLIALPAGGVKTPKDLAGKRVATSGIPYQSAYLKTILQKAGVDPTSVKETNVGFNLTQAMLSKKADATLGSFWNYEGVDLQQRGENPTILRMEDIGVPTYNELIFVARRQDLDEAGSSRLRRFLSATAAGHRLLQKNPQAGVDALLKADKGLEPKLQAAAIKATLPVFFPEAQAPEDRAAPTTVAPVPVKDLPWGWQEPIVWATYERWMRAEGLLTRPPSEASPLTNEFLPGEGLGESSRDR; from the coding sequence ATGAAACGTGTGTTGTTGCTCGCGGCGCTGGTCGCCATGGTCGCCGGGTGCGGTGAGAAGGCCGAGCCGACCGGCAGCGAGGCGCCGCGGCAGGAGCCGTTCACGGTCATGCTCGACTACGTCCCGAACGCCGACCACGCCGGGCTGTACGCGGCGATGGACGCCGGGCTGTACCGGCAGGCCGGGCTCGACGTCAAGCTGGTCGCGCCGCCGGACCCGGCGGCGCCGCTGCGGCTGCTGGCCGCCGGCAAGGCCGACCTCGCGATCTCGTACACGCCCGAGCTGCTGCTCGCGCGTGACAACGGCGAGGAGCGCATCGTGTCCGTCGGCGCGCTCGTCCAGAAGCCGCTGACGTCGCTGATCGCGCTGCCGGCCGGTGGCGTGAAGACGCCCAAGGACCTCGCGGGCAAGCGCGTCGCGACGTCCGGCATCCCCTACCAGAGCGCGTACCTGAAGACGATCCTCCAGAAGGCGGGCGTGGACCCGACCTCCGTGAAGGAGACCAACGTCGGCTTCAACCTCACGCAAGCGATGCTGTCCAAGAAGGCCGACGCGACGCTCGGCTCGTTCTGGAACTACGAGGGCGTGGACCTGCAGCAGCGCGGCGAGAACCCGACGATCCTGCGCATGGAGGACATCGGCGTGCCCACCTACAACGAGCTGATCTTCGTCGCCCGCCGGCAGGACCTCGACGAGGCGGGCTCGTCGCGCCTGCGGCGCTTCCTCAGCGCGACGGCCGCCGGGCACCGTCTGCTCCAGAAGAACCCCCAGGCGGGCGTGGACGCGCTGCTCAAGGCCGACAAGGGCCTCGAGCCGAAGCTCCAGGCGGCCGCGATCAAGGCGACGCTGCCGGTGTTCTTCCCGGAGGCCCAGGCGCCCGAGGACCGCGCGGCGCCCACGACCGTCGCCCCGGTGCCCGTCAAGGACCTCCCGTGGGGCTGGCAGGAGCCGATCGTGTGGGCGACCTACGAGCGCTGGATGCGCGCGGAGGGCCTGCTCACGCGGCCACCGTCCGAGGCGAGCCCGCTGACCAACGAGTTCCTCCCGGGCGAGGGCTTGGGAGAGTCCTCGCGGGACCGCTGA
- a CDS encoding ABC transporter permease: protein MIAPLLVLAALGGVWELVVRAGMVNELLLPAPSAVATTLWEDRSILGPDLAITTWEVVLGLAAALLVGVALAVAMHLVPAVENALRPLVVGSQAVPIPVLAPLVVLLLGFGLAPKILIVALVCFFPIVVNVADGLRDVDPDARRVLRSLHASRWQRLRFLEAPSALPSGFTGLKIAAAVAVIGAVLAEWAGSTSGLGHLVVTANAQLESARAFAATALLVAEAVALYALFSALERRVVSWSPRTVS from the coding sequence GTGATCGCGCCGCTGCTGGTGTTGGCGGCGCTCGGCGGCGTCTGGGAGCTGGTCGTGCGCGCGGGCATGGTCAACGAGCTGCTGCTGCCCGCGCCGAGCGCCGTCGCGACGACGCTGTGGGAGGACCGCTCGATCCTCGGGCCCGATCTGGCGATCACCACGTGGGAGGTCGTCCTCGGGCTGGCCGCCGCGCTCTTGGTCGGCGTCGCGCTGGCCGTCGCCATGCACCTCGTGCCGGCGGTCGAGAACGCGCTGCGGCCGCTCGTGGTCGGCTCGCAGGCCGTGCCGATCCCCGTGCTCGCGCCGCTCGTGGTGCTGCTGCTCGGGTTCGGGCTCGCGCCGAAGATCCTGATCGTCGCGCTCGTCTGCTTCTTCCCGATCGTGGTCAACGTGGCCGACGGCCTGCGCGACGTGGATCCGGATGCGCGGCGTGTGCTGCGCTCCCTGCACGCGTCCCGCTGGCAGCGGTTGCGCTTCCTCGAGGCGCCGTCCGCGCTGCCGTCGGGGTTCACGGGTCTGAAGATCGCCGCCGCCGTGGCGGTCATCGGTGCGGTGCTGGCGGAGTGGGCGGGCTCGACCTCCGGGCTCGGCCATCTCGTCGTCACCGCGAACGCACAACTGGAAAGCGCGCGGGCGTTCGCCGCCACCGCGTTGCTGGTCGCTGAAGCCGTCGCTCTCTACGCGCTGTTCAGCGCGCTGGAACGGCGGGTTGTCTCCTGGTCGCCAAGGACGGTCTCATGA
- a CDS encoding ABC transporter ATP-binding protein codes for MRKAYGDVVALDGVDLRVAPGEVVAVVGPSGCGKSTLLSIVCGLERADAGTVEAPEAALMPQRDGLLPWLSALDNAALALRVAGASKAAARATAHEHFVRFGLQGFEKTRPAALSGGMRQRVAFLRTLLAGRPLLCLDEPFGALDALTRTQAQTWLAEALTREPRSVLLVTHDVEEAVLLADRIVLLSPRPGQVVTTLDVPLARPRARTDGAVVELRERALAALGVRT; via the coding sequence GTGCGCAAGGCGTACGGGGACGTCGTGGCGCTGGACGGCGTGGACCTGCGGGTCGCGCCGGGTGAGGTCGTCGCGGTCGTCGGGCCGAGCGGCTGTGGGAAGTCCACGCTGCTGTCGATCGTGTGCGGGCTCGAGCGCGCCGACGCCGGGACGGTCGAGGCGCCCGAGGCGGCGCTGATGCCGCAGCGTGACGGGCTGCTGCCGTGGTTGAGCGCACTGGACAACGCGGCGCTCGCGCTGCGGGTGGCCGGCGCGTCGAAGGCGGCCGCGCGGGCCACGGCGCACGAGCACTTCGTGCGCTTCGGGCTCCAGGGATTCGAGAAGACCCGGCCCGCGGCCTTGAGCGGCGGCATGCGCCAGCGCGTCGCGTTCCTACGCACGCTGCTCGCCGGGCGGCCGCTGCTGTGCCTGGACGAGCCGTTCGGGGCGTTGGACGCCCTGACGCGCACGCAGGCGCAGACGTGGCTGGCCGAGGCGCTCACGCGCGAGCCGCGGTCGGTGCTGCTCGTGACGCACGACGTCGAGGAGGCGGTGCTGCTCGCCGACCGCATCGTGCTGCTGTCGCCGCGGCCCGGGCAGGTCGTGACGACGCTGGACGTCCCGCTGGCGCGGCCGCGCGCGCGGACGGACGGCGCCGTGGTCGAGTTGCGCGAGCGGGCGCTGGCCGCGCTCGGGGTGCGCACGTGA
- a CDS encoding nuclear transport factor 2 family protein → MLPDRVRDAFAWMETVVALPPATAVEVECALVHRLYTTREWDATRAMLADDFVLIGPSGRAGLEALKRSNELMADAYEDLHAEIETVVSDPAAPTVLYVRDHSSGRPKDGGAPLDVRAWTRVLVTDDGTQVRELGPSSVITR, encoded by the coding sequence ATGCTGCCGGATCGAGTCCGAGACGCGTTCGCGTGGATGGAGACCGTCGTCGCGCTGCCGCCGGCCACCGCGGTGGAGGTCGAGTGCGCGCTCGTCCACCGGCTCTACACCACGCGGGAGTGGGACGCGACGCGCGCGATGCTCGCCGACGACTTCGTGCTGATCGGGCCCAGCGGGCGCGCCGGCCTGGAGGCGCTCAAGCGCTCCAACGAGCTGATGGCCGACGCGTACGAGGACCTGCACGCGGAGATCGAGACCGTCGTGTCCGACCCCGCGGCGCCGACCGTGCTCTACGTGCGCGACCACTCGAGCGGGCGCCCGAAGGACGGCGGCGCGCCGCTGGACGTGCGCGCCTGGACCCGCGTGCTCGTCACCGACGACGGCACGCAGGTACGCGAGCTCGGCCCCTCGAGCGTGATCACGCGCTGA
- a CDS encoding nuclear transport factor 2 family protein — translation MVDGLTTGELALTLAVLVGVAAVWAAYIRRRPWRTRAHDEEPAALPPDAAVPVDSALVQRLYAQREWRDIRPLLTDDFVLVGREGARFGADALRDMNDRLGASYDDLHTTVELVLADLERPAVLYVRGRERGRARRGPDLDVTAWTRIVVAQSGTKVRELGPSSVISSA, via the coding sequence ATGGTCGACGGGCTGACGACGGGCGAGCTGGCGCTCACGCTCGCGGTGCTCGTCGGCGTCGCCGCGGTCTGGGCGGCGTACATCCGCCGCCGGCCCTGGCGGACCCGCGCCCACGACGAGGAGCCGGCGGCGCTGCCGCCGGACGCCGCGGTGCCGGTCGACAGCGCGCTCGTGCAGCGGCTGTACGCGCAGCGCGAGTGGCGGGACATCCGCCCGCTGCTCACCGACGACTTCGTGCTGGTCGGCCGCGAGGGCGCGCGCTTCGGGGCGGACGCGCTGCGGGACATGAACGACCGGCTCGGGGCGAGCTACGACGACCTGCACACGACGGTCGAGCTGGTGCTCGCCGACCTCGAGCGCCCGGCGGTGCTGTACGTGCGCGGGCGCGAGCGCGGTCGCGCACGACGCGGCCCGGACCTCGACGTCACCGCCTGGACGCGGATCGTCGTCGCCCAGTCGGGCACGAAGGTGCGCGAGCTCGGCCCGTCCAGCGTCATCTCCAGCGCCTGA
- a CDS encoding adenylate/guanylate cyclase domain-containing protein, producing the protein MDWDAEGLLDGLEDDRGREARRRLLDELHEQGMGVEELRRVVAEDKLVLAPVARALSSEPRYTARDIAERANIELEMFTASRRALGLPTPGDDERVYGEKDLEAARLGTAHRQAGFADEDALEVARVLGQGMARYAESTRALVARTFLEPGLDEYELAHRYRVVAEQLMPLAGPWLEHVFALHLQQVLRSDALTQEQRRSGKLDDTQQAVVAFADLVGFTELGEQLPVEELGSVAGRLSHLAAEALEPSVKLVKLIGDAVMLVSSEPEPMLESTLRLVEIAERDENYPPLRAGVACGQAVHRWGDWFGTPVNLASRLTARARPSTVLVSAEVREALEDAPFAFSDAGRKKLKGLSAPVHAFRASRPTHGL; encoded by the coding sequence GTGGACTGGGACGCCGAGGGACTCTTGGACGGCCTCGAGGACGACCGCGGCCGCGAGGCGCGGCGCCGGCTCCTCGACGAGCTGCACGAGCAGGGGATGGGCGTCGAGGAGCTTCGGCGCGTCGTCGCCGAGGACAAGCTCGTGCTGGCGCCCGTCGCCCGCGCGCTCAGCTCCGAGCCGCGCTACACCGCCCGCGACATCGCCGAGCGGGCGAACATCGAGCTGGAGATGTTCACCGCGAGCCGGCGCGCGCTCGGGTTGCCGACCCCCGGCGACGACGAGCGCGTCTACGGCGAGAAGGACCTGGAGGCCGCGCGGCTGGGCACGGCGCACCGCCAGGCGGGCTTCGCCGACGAGGACGCGCTGGAGGTCGCGCGCGTGCTCGGGCAGGGGATGGCGCGCTACGCGGAGTCCACGCGCGCGCTCGTGGCGCGGACGTTCCTCGAGCCCGGCCTCGACGAGTACGAGCTGGCACACCGCTACCGGGTCGTCGCCGAGCAGCTGATGCCGCTCGCCGGCCCGTGGCTCGAGCACGTCTTCGCGCTGCACCTGCAGCAGGTGCTGCGCAGCGACGCGCTCACGCAGGAGCAGCGCCGCAGCGGCAAGCTCGACGACACCCAGCAGGCGGTCGTCGCGTTCGCCGACCTCGTCGGCTTCACCGAGCTCGGGGAGCAGCTGCCCGTCGAGGAGCTCGGCAGCGTCGCCGGGCGCCTCTCGCACCTCGCCGCCGAGGCGCTCGAGCCCTCCGTCAAGCTCGTGAAGCTGATCGGCGACGCGGTGATGCTGGTCTCGTCCGAGCCCGAGCCGATGCTCGAGAGCACGCTCCGGCTCGTGGAGATCGCCGAGCGTGACGAGAACTACCCGCCGCTGCGCGCCGGCGTGGCCTGCGGCCAGGCCGTGCACCGCTGGGGCGACTGGTTCGGCACCCCGGTGAACCTCGCGAGCCGGCTGACCGCCCGTGCGCGGCCATCGACCGTGCTCGTGTCGGCCGAGGTCCGTGAGGCCCTCGAGGATGCGCCGTTCGCGTTCTCCGACGCGGGCCGGAAGAAGCTCAAGGGCCTCTCGGCACCGGTCCACGCCTTCCGTGCAAGCCGCCCCACGCACGGGCTGTAG
- a CDS encoding HAD-IA family hydrolase produces the protein MPEAVLFDLDGVLVESAPVVEASWSRWAGERGVDWAALRPVLHGRPGRELVSEFAPDLDVEAEVATITAYEMAEEGSLRAIPGARECMDAAPRWAIATSGGRELALGRLRAVGHPVPDVLVSADDITQGKPHPEPYLKAAAALGVVPEACLVIEDAPAGIAAGKAAGMRVVAVTTSHGAEELAAADAVYASMADVRREEL, from the coding sequence ATGCCTGAGGCGGTGCTCTTCGACCTCGACGGCGTGCTGGTGGAGTCCGCGCCCGTCGTCGAGGCCTCCTGGAGCCGGTGGGCCGGTGAGCGCGGCGTCGATTGGGCCGCGTTGCGACCGGTCCTCCACGGCCGTCCCGGGCGAGAGCTCGTCTCCGAGTTCGCGCCGGACCTCGACGTGGAGGCCGAGGTCGCGACGATCACGGCCTACGAGATGGCCGAGGAGGGCTCGTTGCGGGCGATCCCGGGTGCGCGCGAGTGCATGGACGCCGCGCCACGGTGGGCGATCGCCACGTCCGGTGGGCGCGAGCTGGCGCTCGGGCGGCTGCGGGCCGTCGGGCACCCGGTCCCGGACGTGCTCGTCTCGGCCGACGACATCACGCAGGGCAAGCCGCATCCGGAGCCGTACTTGAAGGCGGCGGCCGCGCTGGGCGTCGTGCCGGAGGCGTGCCTGGTGATCGAGGACGCGCCGGCGGGGATCGCGGCGGGGAAGGCGGCCGGGATGCGCGTCGTCGCGGTGACGACGTCGCACGGCGCGGAGGAGCTCGCCGCGGCGGACGCGGTGTACGCGTCGATGGCCGACGTGCGCCGAGAGGAGCTGTGA
- a CDS encoding vWA domain-containing protein, whose product MSLPEHLVGFGDELRREGLAIGTSELNDAFAALGEVGWTSAGPFREALAATLAKSPDDRRVFDLVFERYFFRAAEGAALQAGIRESEAAAQGMRGEDGDRIDYEALREQILEAIANGDEDALRDLARLAIAAFGRQGQGSGVLGVDVQRIRRALGLKSEPGQMVKGEGSSVEYPLTRDQIRKFEQHLRRELERSQIERTQTLPAARPLNELDRALPSGPAQDLAAVHRVVMQLKRRLASQGHQARGHARHAHVDVRRTMRASLETGGVPVVLKYKPKRPRRPELYVLCDVSTSVTSASVFFLSVLHALHDSFRKMRSFVFVERISEVTDVFSRERDFKAVNDAISKDAGVADVSGYTDYGRVWREFLESVEDDLHPRATVIVLGDARTNGRDPRADIFARVADRAGRTFWLNPEPKLYWNYGDSVISAYEPYCEAYECWTTRQLEDFVKALTRPMHA is encoded by the coding sequence ATGTCGCTCCCGGAGCACCTCGTCGGGTTCGGCGACGAGCTGCGCCGCGAAGGCCTCGCGATCGGCACGTCCGAGCTCAACGACGCGTTCGCGGCGCTGGGCGAGGTCGGCTGGACGAGCGCGGGGCCGTTCCGGGAGGCGCTGGCGGCGACGCTCGCCAAGTCCCCCGACGACCGGCGCGTCTTCGACCTCGTCTTCGAGCGCTACTTCTTCCGCGCCGCCGAGGGCGCGGCGCTGCAGGCGGGCATCCGCGAGTCCGAGGCCGCCGCGCAGGGCATGCGCGGGGAGGACGGCGACCGGATCGACTACGAGGCGCTGCGCGAGCAGATCCTGGAGGCGATCGCCAACGGCGACGAGGACGCGCTGCGCGACCTCGCCCGGCTCGCGATCGCCGCGTTCGGCCGTCAGGGCCAGGGCTCCGGCGTGCTGGGGGTCGACGTCCAGCGCATCCGCCGTGCGCTGGGGCTCAAGTCCGAGCCGGGCCAGATGGTCAAGGGCGAGGGCAGCTCGGTCGAGTACCCGCTCACGCGCGACCAGATCCGCAAGTTCGAGCAGCATCTGCGCCGCGAGCTCGAGCGCTCGCAGATCGAGCGCACCCAGACCCTCCCGGCGGCGCGGCCGCTGAACGAGCTCGACCGCGCGCTGCCGTCCGGCCCGGCGCAGGACCTCGCCGCCGTGCACCGCGTCGTCATGCAGCTCAAGCGCCGGCTCGCCTCGCAGGGCCACCAGGCGCGCGGCCACGCGCGCCACGCGCACGTCGACGTGCGCCGCACGATGCGCGCCTCGCTGGAGACCGGTGGCGTGCCGGTCGTCCTGAAGTACAAGCCCAAGCGCCCGCGCCGCCCTGAGCTCTACGTCCTCTGCGACGTGTCGACGAGCGTCACCAGCGCGTCCGTCTTCTTCCTCAGCGTGCTCCACGCGTTGCACGACTCGTTCCGCAAGATGCGCTCCTTCGTCTTCGTCGAGCGCATCTCCGAGGTCACCGACGTCTTCTCGCGCGAGCGCGACTTCAAGGCCGTCAACGACGCCATCTCCAAGGACGCCGGCGTCGCCGACGTGTCCGGCTACACCGACTACGGCCGGGTCTGGCGCGAGTTCCTCGAGTCCGTCGAGGACGACCTCCACCCCCGCGCGACGGTGATCGTCCTCGGCGACGCCCGCACGAACGGCCGCGACCCCCGCGCGGACATCTTCGCCCGCGTCGCCGACCGCGCCGGCCGCACCTTCTGGCTCAACCCGGAGCCCAAGCTCTACTGGAACTACGGCGACTCCGTCATCTCCGCCTACGAGCCGTACTGCGAGGCCTACGAGTGCTGGACGACGCGCCAGCTCGAGGACTTCGTGAAGGCGCTGACGCGGCCGATGCATGCCTGA
- a CDS encoding AAA family ATPase codes for MIVPGSVDDVTNGLQAAGYLPGESTALVSYLATRLGKPVLVEGPAGVGKTELAKKLAEYLGRDLVRLQCYEGLDEAKALYEWNYRKQLLRIQTEAEDAGWQAVQDDIFGEEFLLSRPLLQAIASEQPVVLLIDEIDKTDQEFEAMLLELLSDFQITIPELGRVEAKTMPVVLLTSNNSRELTEALKRRCLYLWLDYPTPERELEIVRLHAPDLPETVATRLVEVVSMVRELDLKKPPSIAESIDWARALLLLGAEDIDQQTFRETMSIIVKHRTDLDTVAERVGVRLTAA; via the coding sequence ATGATCGTCCCTGGGTCTGTCGACGACGTCACCAACGGCCTGCAGGCCGCTGGGTACCTCCCGGGCGAGTCCACGGCGCTGGTGTCCTACCTGGCGACGCGGCTCGGCAAGCCGGTGCTCGTAGAGGGCCCCGCGGGCGTCGGCAAGACGGAGCTGGCGAAGAAGCTCGCCGAGTACCTGGGCCGCGACCTCGTGCGCCTCCAGTGCTACGAGGGGCTGGACGAGGCCAAGGCGCTCTACGAGTGGAACTACCGCAAGCAGCTGCTGCGGATCCAGACCGAGGCCGAGGACGCCGGCTGGCAGGCCGTGCAGGACGACATCTTCGGCGAGGAGTTCCTCCTCTCGCGGCCGCTGCTGCAGGCGATCGCATCCGAGCAGCCCGTGGTCCTGCTGATCGACGAGATCGACAAGACCGACCAGGAGTTCGAGGCGATGTTGCTCGAGCTGCTGAGCGACTTCCAGATCACGATCCCCGAGCTGGGGCGCGTCGAGGCCAAGACGATGCCGGTCGTGCTGCTCACGTCGAACAACTCGCGCGAGCTGACCGAGGCGCTCAAGCGCCGCTGCCTGTACCTGTGGCTCGACTACCCGACGCCCGAGCGCGAGCTGGAGATCGTCCGGCTGCACGCGCCGGACCTGCCGGAGACGGTCGCCACGCGGCTGGTCGAGGTCGTGTCGATGGTGCGCGAGCTCGACCTCAAGAAGCCGCCGTCGATCGCCGAGTCGATCGACTGGGCGCGCGCGCTGCTGCTGCTCGGCGCCGAGGACATCGACCAGCAGACCTTCCGCGAGACGATGTCGATCATCGTCAAGCACCGCACGGACCTCGACACCGTCGCGGAGCGGGTCGGCGTCCGGCTGACGGCGGCCTAG
- a CDS encoding TetR/AcrR family transcriptional regulator has translation MSALPVLDAEPPERADAARNRRRVLDAAERLFERCPEGVTMEAVAAEAGVGKGTVFRRFGDRAGLVRALISDTEIELQEGMIRGAPPLGPGAPARERLIAFGAAYLRFLERHGRLLATAEGHSWLLSEPYALYRTHVTLLLEQAGCGDAAQYLADVLMAPLAAPAFLYQRDLRERSLEELIAAYEDLVARLID, from the coding sequence ATGTCAGCCCTCCCCGTCCTCGACGCCGAACCGCCCGAGCGGGCCGACGCGGCGCGCAACCGCCGGCGCGTGCTCGACGCGGCCGAGCGGCTGTTCGAGCGCTGCCCCGAGGGCGTGACGATGGAGGCCGTCGCCGCCGAGGCGGGGGTCGGCAAGGGCACGGTGTTCCGCCGCTTCGGCGACCGCGCCGGGCTCGTGCGCGCGCTCATCTCCGACACCGAGATCGAGCTGCAGGAGGGCATGATCCGCGGCGCGCCGCCGCTCGGCCCCGGCGCGCCCGCACGTGAGCGGCTGATCGCGTTCGGCGCCGCGTACCTGCGCTTCCTCGAACGCCACGGGCGCCTGCTCGCCACCGCCGAGGGCCACTCGTGGCTGCTCAGCGAGCCGTACGCGCTCTACCGCACCCACGTCACGCTGCTGCTCGAGCAGGCCGGCTGCGGTGACGCGGCGCAGTACCTCGCCGACGTGCTGATGGCGCCGCTCGCGGCGCCCGCGTTCCTCTACCAGCGGGACCTGCGGGAGCGCTCCTTGGAGGAGCTGATCGCAGCCTATGAGGACCTCGTGGCCAGGCTCATAGACTGA
- a CDS encoding YceI family protein has product MTAIAQSSIPANSTWTVDAVHSTVGFAVKHMVVSTFRGRFETYDATLTAGEDGALRLVGSVAADSISVKDENLAAHLKAPDFFDTERFPQVTFNSTLVRTDSGELIVDGELTIKGITRPIEARGTITEPAVTFGDVEKLGVELEAIVDRTEYGLDWNAPLPKGGFALANEVKLQVNLELARA; this is encoded by the coding sequence ATGACCGCCATCGCGCAGAGCTCCATCCCCGCCAACAGCACCTGGACCGTCGACGCCGTCCACTCGACCGTCGGCTTCGCCGTCAAGCACATGGTCGTCTCGACCTTCCGCGGCCGCTTCGAGACCTACGACGCGACGCTCACCGCCGGTGAAGACGGCGCGCTGCGCCTGGTCGGCTCGGTGGCCGCCGACTCGATCTCCGTCAAGGACGAGAACCTGGCGGCCCACCTGAAGGCCCCGGACTTCTTCGACACCGAGCGCTTCCCGCAGGTCACCTTCAACTCGACCCTGGTCCGCACCGACAGCGGCGAGCTGATCGTCGACGGCGAGCTGACGATCAAGGGCATCACGCGCCCGATCGAGGCGCGCGGCACGATCACCGAGCCGGCCGTCACGTTCGGCGACGTCGAGAAGCTCGGCGTCGAGCTCGAGGCGATCGTCGACCGCACCGAGTACGGCCTCGACTGGAACGCGCCGCTGCCCAAGGGCGGCTTCGCGCTCGCGAACGAGGTCAAGCTGCAGGTCAACCTCGAGCTGGCGCGCGCGTAA
- a CDS encoding NADPH-dependent FMN reductase, producing the protein MKILGLSGSLRAGSHNAKLLRAAGDLLPPEAELVVFDGLKAIPPFDEDDEHTRPDAVQALWDAIADADAVLVATPEYNHSLPGQLKNAFDWLSRPLADSPLRNTPTAVIGTSTGLFGAVWAQAEARKVLAAIGARVLDRELPVGLADDAFHEQGHLSDEDQTLALAGILAELVGEAQQSLRPARAAS; encoded by the coding sequence GTGAAGATCCTCGGTCTCTCCGGCAGCCTGCGCGCCGGCTCCCACAACGCCAAGCTCCTCCGGGCGGCGGGCGACCTGCTGCCGCCCGAGGCCGAGCTGGTCGTCTTCGACGGCCTGAAGGCGATCCCGCCGTTCGACGAGGACGACGAGCACACGCGCCCGGACGCGGTCCAGGCGCTCTGGGACGCGATCGCCGACGCGGACGCCGTGCTCGTCGCCACGCCCGAGTACAACCACTCGCTCCCCGGCCAGCTCAAGAACGCGTTCGACTGGCTCTCCCGCCCGCTCGCGGACTCGCCGCTGCGCAACACCCCGACCGCGGTGATCGGCACCTCGACCGGCCTGTTCGGCGCGGTGTGGGCACAGGCGGAGGCGCGCAAGGTCCTGGCGGCGATCGGCGCGCGGGTGCTCGATCGCGAGCTGCCGGTCGGCCTCGCCGACGACGCGTTCCACGAGCAGGGCCACCTCTCCGACGAGGACCAGACGCTGGCCCTCGCCGGCATCCTCGCCGAGCTGGTCGGCGAGGCGCAGCAGTCGCTCAGGCCAGCTCGAGCTGCTTCGTGA